Proteins from a single region of Amycolatopsis sp. CA-230715:
- a CDS encoding ABC transporter ATP-binding protein, whose product MPDTLEIDRISKRYGRLVALDAVSFEVRPGELFGFVGSNGAGKTTTMRIALGVLASDSGEVRFAGAPVTHETRTRIGYMPEERGLYPKMKVLDQLVYLAELHGLTNTQAHQAAESWIDRLGLSARRKEEVQKLSLGNQQRVQLAAALVHDPAVLVLDEPFSGLDPIAVDVMSEVLREKAAAGVPVIFSSHQLDLVERLCDRVGIIRSGRMVANGTVGELTTSAGAQLVVTAPGAAADWAPAMAGAKIAERRDSTLVLDLEPGADDQAVLAAALATGPVTEFSRRRRTLTELFRDAVSEKGEGK is encoded by the coding sequence ATGCCTGACACCCTGGAAATCGACCGGATCAGCAAACGCTACGGCAGGCTGGTCGCACTCGACGCCGTCTCGTTCGAGGTACGGCCCGGCGAGCTGTTCGGGTTCGTCGGCAGCAACGGCGCCGGCAAAACCACGACCATGCGGATCGCACTCGGCGTGCTGGCCTCGGATTCCGGCGAGGTGCGGTTCGCCGGCGCGCCGGTCACGCACGAGACCAGGACGCGGATCGGGTACATGCCGGAGGAACGCGGCCTCTACCCGAAGATGAAGGTGCTCGACCAGCTCGTCTACCTCGCCGAGTTGCACGGGCTCACGAACACCCAGGCGCACCAGGCCGCGGAAAGCTGGATCGACCGGCTCGGGCTGTCCGCGCGGCGCAAGGAGGAGGTGCAGAAGCTCAGCCTCGGCAACCAGCAGCGCGTCCAGCTCGCGGCCGCGCTCGTGCACGATCCCGCGGTGCTGGTGCTCGACGAACCGTTCTCCGGCCTCGATCCGATCGCGGTCGACGTGATGAGCGAGGTGCTGCGGGAGAAGGCGGCCGCAGGCGTTCCGGTCATCTTCTCCAGCCACCAGCTCGATCTGGTGGAGCGGCTGTGCGACCGGGTCGGGATCATCCGAAGTGGACGGATGGTCGCGAACGGCACGGTCGGCGAGCTGACCACTTCGGCGGGCGCCCAACTCGTCGTGACCGCGCCGGGGGCGGCCGCGGACTGGGCGCCCGCGATGGCCGGCGCGAAGATCGCCGAACGGCGCGACAGCACGCTGGTGCTCGACCTCGAACCGGGCGCCGACGACCAGGCGGTACTGGCCGCCGCGCTCGCCACCGGGCCGGTGACCGAGTTCAGCAGGCGCCGCCGGACACTCACCGAACTGTTCCGCGACGCGGTTTCCGAGAAGGGGGAAGGAAAATGA
- a CDS encoding helix-turn-helix transcriptional regulator, with protein sequence MSPVRRGKELPIHNRLQVLRAERGMSRAELAEAVEVNPQTIGALERGDHYPSLDLAMRLCAVFELPVEAVFNREPFTPLSTQVYRVGEK encoded by the coding sequence ATGAGCCCGGTCAGACGCGGCAAAGAGCTGCCGATCCACAACCGGCTCCAGGTGCTCCGGGCCGAGCGCGGGATGAGCCGCGCCGAACTCGCCGAGGCCGTCGAGGTCAATCCGCAGACCATCGGCGCCCTCGAACGAGGCGACCACTACCCGAGCCTCGATCTGGCGATGCGGCTGTGCGCCGTGTTCGAGCTGCCGGTCGAGGCCGTGTTCAACCGGGAGCCGTTCACGCCACTGTCCACACAGGTGTATCGCGTAGGGGAGAAATGA
- a CDS encoding glycerol-3-phosphate dehydrogenase/oxidase, giving the protein MISGSLNKGRRERELEELASGARVDLVVIGGGVTGTGIALDAASRGLSVALVEAHDLAFGTSRWSSKLVHGGLRYLAKGDVALAHESAVERNILMTRTAPHLTRTAPQLFPLHAETSRPQQALITAGLHAGDLLRRAAGTPSRVLPRPRSIPAAEAMALAPGLRRSGLRGALLSFDGALVDDARLVVTLARTAAAFGARILTRLSALEITGDRVRARDELTGGELDIFARKVVNATGVWAGQLAPSVRLRPSRGSHLVLAPGSVQIGRSSVMVGVPGEHNRFILLLPQPDGRVYLGITDEPTDGPIPDTPEVPQSDVDFLLSVASTALSVRLTESDVIGAYAGLRPLIETDGARTADLSRKHAVLTSPDGVITIVGGKLTTYRRMAADAVDTAITEAGLHCGPSRTHRLPLLGAARRSQLSTVDASPRLVTKYGTEAPRVAAAGEVDPAMAAPLYDGGEVTAAEVLWGVRHEGALDASDILHRRTRLGLVPADADAAGPRIAELVERALVGIA; this is encoded by the coding sequence ATGATCAGCGGCTCCCTCAACAAGGGGCGCCGCGAGCGGGAACTCGAAGAGCTGGCCTCGGGCGCGCGGGTGGACCTCGTGGTCATCGGCGGCGGGGTCACCGGCACCGGTATCGCGCTCGACGCCGCGTCCCGCGGGCTTTCCGTCGCGCTCGTCGAAGCACACGACCTCGCGTTCGGTACTTCGCGGTGGTCCAGCAAGCTCGTGCACGGCGGCCTCCGCTACCTCGCGAAGGGCGACGTCGCGCTCGCGCACGAAAGCGCGGTCGAGCGGAACATCCTGATGACCAGGACCGCGCCGCACCTCACCAGGACGGCGCCCCAGCTGTTCCCGCTGCACGCCGAAACCTCGCGCCCGCAACAGGCCCTGATCACCGCGGGCCTGCACGCGGGTGATCTGCTCCGGCGCGCGGCGGGCACGCCGTCGAGGGTGCTGCCGCGGCCGAGGAGCATCCCGGCGGCGGAGGCGATGGCGCTCGCGCCGGGCCTGCGGCGCAGCGGGCTCCGCGGCGCGCTGCTCTCGTTCGACGGCGCGCTCGTCGACGACGCCAGGCTCGTGGTCACGCTGGCGAGGACCGCGGCCGCGTTCGGCGCGCGGATCCTGACGAGGCTGTCCGCGCTGGAGATCACCGGCGACCGCGTCCGCGCCCGCGACGAGCTGACCGGCGGCGAGCTGGACATCTTCGCCCGCAAGGTGGTCAACGCGACCGGAGTCTGGGCGGGGCAGCTCGCCCCGTCGGTGCGGTTGCGACCCTCGCGCGGCTCGCATCTGGTGCTCGCGCCGGGCAGCGTGCAGATCGGCAGGTCGTCGGTGATGGTCGGGGTGCCCGGCGAGCACAACCGGTTCATCCTGCTGCTGCCCCAACCGGACGGGCGGGTCTACCTCGGGATCACCGACGAGCCGACCGACGGGCCGATCCCGGACACCCCCGAGGTCCCGCAGTCCGATGTGGACTTCCTGCTGTCGGTGGCGTCGACCGCGCTTTCGGTGCGGCTGACCGAATCCGACGTGATCGGCGCGTACGCGGGCCTGCGGCCGCTGATCGAAACCGACGGCGCGCGCACCGCGGACCTCTCGCGCAAGCACGCCGTGCTGACCTCGCCCGACGGTGTGATCACGATCGTCGGCGGCAAGCTCACCACCTACCGCAGGATGGCCGCGGACGCGGTGGACACCGCGATCACCGAAGCCGGGCTGCACTGCGGCCCGTCGCGGACGCACCGCCTTCCGCTGCTCGGCGCGGCCCGCCGGAGTCAATTGTCCACTGTGGACGCATCGCCGAGGCTGGTGACCAAGTACGGCACGGAAGCGCCTCGCGTCGCCGCGGCGGGCGAGGTGGACCCGGCGATGGCGGCGCCACTCTACGACGGCGGCGAGGTGACCGCGGCCGAGGTGCTGTGGGGCGTACGGCACGAAGGCGCGCTCGACGCGTCGGACATCCTGCACCGGCGCACTCGGCTCGGCCTCGTGCCCGCCGACGCCGACGCGGCCGGCCCCAGGATCGCCGAACTGGTCGAACGGGCCCTCGTCGGCATCGCCTGA
- a CDS encoding TetR/AcrR family transcriptional regulator yields MDDKRHSESRAPSGLADTRSRPASTRVSDDVLLDAARSCVLDRGVRRTTLAEIARTAKVSRMTLYRRFPDVRSVLAALMTREFGTLLWQASEEGASAPTARERLVLSSVAAVRGLSSNALMRTVLDKDAELVLPYIVERLGTTQRFAEGVISSLLKEGLDDGSIRITDEAAQSRTLLLVIQSFAFSLRPAAAGVAEEKLLDELAHLLGAALRP; encoded by the coding sequence ATGGACGATAAACGTCACAGCGAGTCACGGGCCCCGAGCGGGCTCGCCGACACGCGCAGCCGACCAGCGTCCACCAGGGTTTCCGACGACGTACTGCTCGACGCGGCCCGCTCGTGCGTGCTCGACCGGGGCGTGCGGCGGACCACGCTGGCCGAGATCGCGAGGACCGCGAAGGTCAGCAGGATGACGCTGTACCGGCGCTTCCCCGATGTCCGCAGCGTGCTCGCGGCGTTGATGACGAGGGAGTTCGGCACCCTGCTGTGGCAGGCGAGCGAGGAGGGCGCCAGCGCGCCGACCGCGCGCGAACGCCTCGTCCTCAGCTCGGTGGCCGCCGTGCGCGGGCTCTCGTCGAACGCGCTCATGCGCACCGTCCTCGACAAGGACGCCGAGCTGGTGCTGCCCTACATCGTCGAACGGCTCGGCACCACGCAACGGTTCGCCGAGGGGGTGATCAGCTCGCTGCTGAAGGAAGGGCTCGACGACGGGTCCATCCGGATCACCGACGAGGCCGCGCAGTCCCGCACGCTGCTGCTCGTCATCCAGTCGTTCGCGTTCTCGCTCCGTCCCGCCGCCGCGGGCGTCGCCGAAGAAAAGCTGCTCGACGAGCTGGCCCATCTCCTCGGCGCGGCGTTGCGCCCATGA
- a CDS encoding FAD-binding oxidoreductase gives MVMDHRIRHGWTPDGGAAASVPPSAVNWLRERIGTSAPSAAVPPDSAIAVPPSTLGEAAAAALAGVVGAAHVLEDPRERLGRAGGLSYLDLLRRRSGKATAPDAVVLPADPDEVQRVLEVCVAHDVAVVPFGGGTSVVGGVAALRGPKHAVIALDLARLDQLVSVDPVSRIAVFGAGVRGPDAERLLGAHGFTLGHVPQSFERATIGGFAATRSAGQASSGYGRFEDMVTGVRLATPRGQWRLGVAPASAAGPDLRALAVGSEGTLGVLTEVAVRVRPVPEFRRYEGFFVDGWERGTELVRTLAQSGLLADVTRLSDPGETEVSLALNGGLKTKLLRRYLSARHVSVPCMLILGWEGLSRRRKETLVILREAGAVRIGRSLGESWRHGRFSGPRQRDALMDLGVCVETLETAAHWSALDELRDDVRAALTSALGTPVIMCHISHAYETGASLYFTVLAARDGDDPVRQWQRAKHAASEAIAGSLRPLGTITHHHAVGVDHAPYLEAEIGRVGVEVLRAAKSAVDPTGIMNPGKLLG, from the coding sequence ATGGTGATGGACCACCGGATCCGTCACGGGTGGACCCCGGACGGGGGTGCCGCCGCGTCCGTGCCCCCCAGCGCGGTGAACTGGCTTCGCGAGCGTATCGGCACCTCGGCCCCCAGCGCAGCGGTACCGCCGGACTCCGCGATCGCGGTGCCCCCGAGCACGCTGGGCGAAGCGGCCGCTGCCGCGCTCGCCGGTGTCGTCGGCGCAGCTCACGTGCTCGAAGACCCGCGCGAACGGCTCGGGCGGGCCGGGGGCCTGTCCTATCTCGACCTCCTGCGCCGGCGTTCCGGCAAGGCGACCGCGCCCGACGCCGTGGTGCTGCCCGCCGATCCCGACGAGGTGCAGCGCGTGCTGGAGGTGTGCGTCGCGCACGACGTCGCCGTGGTGCCCTTCGGCGGCGGCACTTCGGTGGTCGGCGGGGTCGCCGCGCTCCGCGGGCCCAAGCATGCCGTGATCGCGCTCGACCTGGCCCGCCTCGACCAGCTCGTCTCGGTCGACCCCGTGTCGAGGATCGCCGTGTTCGGCGCCGGGGTGCGCGGGCCGGACGCCGAACGGCTCCTCGGCGCGCACGGGTTCACCCTCGGGCACGTGCCGCAGTCGTTCGAGCGCGCCACCATCGGCGGTTTCGCGGCGACCCGTTCGGCGGGGCAGGCGTCCTCCGGGTACGGCCGCTTCGAGGACATGGTCACCGGCGTCCGCCTCGCCACCCCGCGCGGGCAGTGGCGGCTCGGGGTGGCGCCCGCGTCGGCGGCGGGACCGGACCTGCGCGCGCTCGCCGTCGGCAGCGAAGGCACCCTCGGCGTGCTCACCGAGGTCGCCGTGCGGGTACGCCCGGTACCGGAATTCCGTCGCTACGAAGGGTTCTTCGTCGACGGATGGGAACGGGGCACCGAACTCGTGCGCACGCTCGCGCAGTCGGGGCTGCTCGCCGACGTCACGCGGCTTTCGGATCCCGGCGAGACGGAGGTGTCGCTCGCGCTGAACGGCGGGCTGAAGACCAAGCTGCTCCGCCGGTACCTGTCGGCTCGGCACGTTTCCGTGCCGTGCATGCTCATCCTCGGCTGGGAAGGACTTTCCCGGCGGCGCAAGGAAACGCTCGTGATCCTGCGCGAGGCGGGTGCGGTCCGAATAGGACGGTCACTCGGTGAATCGTGGCGGCACGGCCGGTTCTCCGGTCCGCGGCAGCGGGACGCCCTGATGGACCTCGGTGTCTGCGTCGAGACGCTGGAGACGGCGGCGCACTGGTCCGCGCTCGACGAGCTGCGCGACGACGTCCGCGCGGCACTGACCAGCGCACTGGGCACCCCGGTGATCATGTGCCACATCTCGCACGCGTATGAAACCGGCGCCTCGCTGTACTTCACCGTGCTCGCCGCACGCGACGGCGACGACCCGGTCCGGCAGTGGCAACGGGCGAAACACGCTGCCAGCGAAGCGATCGCGGGCAGCCTCCGTCCACTGGGGACGATCACGCACCACCACGCCGTCGGTGTCGACCACGCGCCCTACCTGGAGGCGGAGATCGGCCGCGTCGGCGTGGAAGTCCTGCGGGCCGCGAAATCCGCCGTGGACCCCACCGGGATCATGAACCCCGGCAAACTCCTCGGCTGA
- a CDS encoding PRC and DUF2382 domain-containing protein: protein MALTVQPQDLIDSTVMDNSGSKIGKVGTVYLADDTHQPEWVTVKTGMFGQKESFVPLSGADMANDGLHVQVDKDQVSDAPRIDAEGHLSQEESVQLYKHYGLPGPRSGNREDAKHSGGGDNRDSAMGAAGGAAGGMAGGMAGAAGGKHVTDQQMTDKQMADRQQGGRDTAAAKGGRHDASTSDDMIRSEERLKVGTEEVETGHVRLRKYVVTEEQQVTVPVSHEEVRIEREPITDAKASGKAEIGEAEQDVTLHAEKPVVRKEAVPVERVHLGTEKVTEEQTVSGEVRKEQIDVDDDTRRGKHS from the coding sequence ATGGCACTCACCGTCCAGCCGCAGGATCTCATCGACAGCACCGTGATGGACAACTCGGGCAGCAAGATCGGCAAGGTGGGCACGGTTTACCTCGCCGACGACACGCACCAGCCGGAGTGGGTGACGGTCAAGACCGGGATGTTCGGCCAGAAGGAGAGCTTCGTGCCGCTTTCCGGCGCCGATATGGCGAATGACGGGCTGCACGTCCAAGTCGACAAGGACCAGGTGTCCGACGCGCCGCGGATCGACGCCGAAGGCCACCTTTCCCAGGAGGAAAGCGTTCAGCTCTACAAACACTACGGCCTGCCCGGCCCGCGCTCCGGGAACCGCGAGGACGCCAAGCATTCCGGCGGTGGCGACAACCGCGACTCCGCGATGGGCGCGGCCGGTGGCGCCGCGGGCGGAATGGCAGGCGGAATGGCCGGTGCCGCGGGCGGTAAGCACGTGACCGATCAGCAGATGACCGACAAGCAGATGGCCGACCGGCAGCAGGGCGGCCGCGACACCGCGGCGGCGAAGGGCGGGCGCCACGACGCGTCCACTTCGGACGACATGATCCGTTCCGAGGAGCGGCTGAAGGTCGGCACCGAAGAGGTCGAGACCGGGCACGTCCGGCTGCGCAAGTACGTGGTGACCGAGGAGCAGCAGGTGACCGTTCCGGTCAGCCACGAAGAAGTCCGCATCGAACGCGAACCGATCACCGACGCGAAGGCGAGCGGCAAGGCCGAAATCGGCGAGGCGGAACAGGATGTCACGCTGCACGCCGAAAAGCCGGTGGTGCGGAAGGAAGCCGTGCCGGTCGAACGCGTGCACCTCGGCACCGAAAAGGTCACCGAAGAGCAGACCGTCTCCGGCGAGGTCCGCAAGGAGCAGATCGACGTCGACGACGACACGCGCCGGGGCAAGCACTCCTGA
- a CDS encoding gamma-glutamylcyclotransferase family protein: protein MLAYGSNACPSKITWLRRELGLTGAVTVLRATCHGLAAVWAAGLRKRDGQRPATLAAMPGVTEVHAIWLATPEQLAVLDVCEGRGDRYHLAKLHSGQIVLDDGSAVEVLAYVGASAQRMPLLVDGSPVRTSDVPQHAAVALLGEPAESDGLDRTVISE from the coding sequence GTGCTCGCCTACGGGTCGAACGCGTGCCCGTCGAAGATCACCTGGCTGCGCCGGGAACTCGGGCTGACCGGCGCGGTCACGGTGCTGCGCGCGACCTGCCACGGCCTCGCCGCGGTATGGGCGGCGGGCCTGCGCAAGCGCGACGGGCAGCGCCCCGCGACGCTCGCCGCTATGCCGGGCGTCACCGAGGTGCACGCGATCTGGCTCGCCACGCCGGAGCAGCTCGCCGTGCTCGACGTCTGCGAGGGACGCGGCGACCGGTACCACCTCGCGAAGCTCCACAGTGGACAGATCGTACTCGACGACGGTTCCGCCGTCGAAGTGCTCGCCTACGTCGGCGCGAGCGCGCAGCGGATGCCGCTGCTCGTCGACGGCAGCCCCGTCCGCACCTCGGACGTGCCGCAGCACGCCGCCGTCGCACTCCTCGGCGAGCCCGCGGAATCGGACGGTCTCGATCGGACAGTCATTTCTGAATGA
- a CDS encoding S-(hydroxymethyl)mycothiol dehydrogenase: MPAEVQGVIARAKGEPVSLETVIVPDPGPGEAVVSVKACGVCHTDLHYREGGINDEFPFLLGHEAAGYVEQVGEGVTDLAPGDYVILNWRAVCGTCRACKRGKPWYCFSTFNAAKPMTLTDGTELSAALGIGAFLERTLVHSGQCTKVNEAAEPAVAGLLGCGVMAGLGAAINTGAVTRGDSVAVIGCGGVGDAAIAGAALAGAGTIIAVDTDERKLGWAKDFGATATLNTKGKSEEEVVEAIQDLTNSFGADVVIDAVGRPETWRQAFYGRDLAGTVVLVGVPTPEMRLDMPLIDFFARGGSLKSSWYGDCLPSRDFPMLVDLYLQGRLPLDRFVTERIALDGVEQAFERMHHGDVLRSVVVF, encoded by the coding sequence ATGCCCGCAGAAGTGCAGGGAGTCATCGCACGCGCGAAGGGCGAGCCGGTCTCGCTGGAGACGGTGATCGTGCCGGACCCCGGTCCCGGCGAGGCGGTGGTCTCGGTCAAGGCGTGCGGGGTGTGCCACACCGATCTGCACTACCGCGAAGGCGGGATCAACGACGAGTTCCCGTTCCTGCTCGGCCACGAGGCCGCCGGGTATGTCGAGCAGGTCGGCGAAGGCGTCACGGATCTCGCACCCGGCGACTACGTGATCCTCAACTGGCGCGCGGTGTGCGGCACCTGCCGCGCCTGCAAGCGCGGGAAGCCGTGGTACTGCTTCTCGACGTTCAACGCGGCCAAGCCGATGACGCTCACCGACGGCACCGAACTGAGCGCGGCGCTCGGCATCGGCGCGTTCCTCGAGCGCACGCTCGTCCACAGTGGACAATGCACCAAGGTGAACGAGGCGGCCGAGCCAGCGGTGGCGGGCCTGCTCGGCTGCGGCGTGATGGCGGGGCTCGGCGCCGCGATCAACACCGGCGCCGTCACCAGGGGCGATTCGGTGGCCGTGATCGGCTGCGGCGGCGTCGGCGACGCGGCCATCGCGGGCGCGGCGCTCGCCGGTGCGGGCACGATCATCGCGGTGGACACCGACGAGCGGAAACTGGGCTGGGCCAAGGACTTCGGCGCGACCGCGACGCTGAACACCAAGGGAAAGTCCGAAGAGGAAGTCGTCGAGGCCATTCAGGACCTGACGAACTCCTTCGGCGCCGACGTGGTGATCGACGCGGTCGGCAGGCCGGAGACCTGGCGGCAGGCGTTCTACGGCCGCGATCTCGCGGGCACCGTGGTACTGGTCGGCGTGCCGACCCCGGAGATGCGGCTCGACATGCCGCTGATCGACTTCTTCGCCCGCGGCGGCTCGCTGAAGTCGTCGTGGTACGGCGATTGCCTGCCCTCGCGGGACTTCCCGATGCTGGTGGACCTGTACCTGCAGGGCAGGCTGCCGCTGGACAGGTTCGTCACCGAACGGATCGCGCTCGACGGCGTGGAACAGGCCTTCGAGCGGATGCACCACGGCGACGTGCTGCGCAGCGTGGTGGTCTTCTGA
- a CDS encoding peptidase C39 family protein, which produces MIAAMTGQAVAAQPRQDEAIDYHEWTDFAHGTANGTKAGPKGLELAKPAGTIQHDGKSYEFGQWTSPEYGQGFDASQLIASWNATTPAKTWLQVEAQGKTASGATTAWYVMGQWAYGDGDIKRTSVNGQDDANADVSTDTLEMKPGVGLRSYQLRVTLYREAGSKGTPEVSSLGAMTSAVPDRFEVPISKPGKASGIELPVPAHAQNLHKGRFPEYGGGGENWCSPTSTEMVVEYWGHGPSKKDLSWIPDGYVDPSVAYAARYTFDYAYDGTGNWPFNTAYAAHYGLKGHITRLHSLSDIEDYIARGIPVITSQSFLASELDGAGYGTSGHIMVVIGFTKDGDVIVNDPASSSNDRVRNVYKRAQFETIWQRTKRHTENGAVASGPGGVAYVITP; this is translated from the coding sequence ATGATCGCGGCCATGACGGGACAGGCGGTCGCGGCGCAGCCGCGCCAGGACGAGGCGATCGACTACCACGAGTGGACCGATTTCGCGCACGGCACGGCGAACGGCACGAAGGCGGGCCCCAAGGGGCTCGAACTCGCGAAGCCCGCGGGCACCATCCAGCACGACGGGAAGTCCTACGAGTTCGGCCAGTGGACCTCGCCCGAGTACGGCCAGGGCTTCGACGCCAGCCAGCTCATCGCCTCCTGGAACGCGACCACCCCGGCCAAGACCTGGCTGCAGGTCGAGGCGCAGGGCAAGACCGCGAGCGGCGCGACGACGGCCTGGTACGTCATGGGCCAGTGGGCCTACGGCGACGGGGACATCAAGCGCACCAGCGTGAACGGCCAGGACGACGCCAACGCCGACGTCAGCACGGACACGCTGGAGATGAAGCCCGGCGTTGGCCTGCGCTCGTACCAGCTGCGCGTCACCCTGTACCGCGAGGCCGGGTCGAAGGGGACCCCGGAGGTCAGCAGCCTCGGTGCGATGACCTCGGCGGTGCCGGACCGGTTCGAGGTGCCGATCTCCAAGCCGGGCAAGGCATCCGGGATCGAGCTGCCGGTGCCCGCGCACGCGCAGAACCTCCACAAGGGACGCTTCCCCGAATACGGCGGCGGTGGCGAGAACTGGTGCAGTCCCACGTCGACGGAGATGGTCGTGGAGTACTGGGGACACGGTCCGAGCAAAAAGGACCTGAGCTGGATCCCGGACGGTTACGTCGATCCGAGCGTCGCCTACGCCGCGCGGTACACCTTCGACTACGCCTACGACGGCACGGGCAACTGGCCGTTCAACACCGCCTACGCGGCGCACTACGGGCTCAAGGGGCACATCACCCGGCTGCACTCGCTGTCCGACATCGAGGACTACATCGCGCGCGGCATCCCGGTGATCACCTCGCAGTCGTTCCTCGCCAGCGAACTGGACGGGGCGGGCTACGGCACCTCGGGGCACATCATGGTGGTCATCGGGTTCACGAAGGACGGCGACGTGATCGTCAACGACCCGGCGTCGAGCAGCAACGACCGCGTGCGCAACGTGTACAAGCGAGCGCAGTTCGAGACGATCTGGCAGCGCACGAAACGGCACACCGAGAACGGCGCCGTGGCGAGCGGGCCGGGCGGGGTCGCCTACGTCATCACGCCGTGA
- a CDS encoding PaaI family thioesterase, which translates to MTPDALFATMPFAARLGLEAVEAGPERVSAKLAWDKELCTLGDALHGGVLMALADSAGAVCAFLNLPEGAAGTTTIESKTNFLRGVREGHVTATSKPLHAGKKVVVVETEIHDDAGKLVAKVTQSQAVL; encoded by the coding sequence ATGACGCCCGACGCACTGTTCGCCACCATGCCGTTCGCGGCCCGCCTCGGACTCGAAGCCGTCGAGGCGGGGCCCGAGCGGGTCAGCGCCAAACTGGCCTGGGACAAGGAGTTGTGCACGCTCGGTGACGCCCTGCACGGCGGCGTCCTGATGGCGCTCGCGGACAGCGCCGGTGCCGTGTGCGCCTTCCTCAACCTGCCCGAAGGCGCCGCCGGGACCACCACGATCGAGTCGAAGACGAACTTCCTGCGCGGGGTTCGCGAAGGACACGTGACCGCGACGTCGAAGCCATTGCACGCCGGGAAGAAGGTCGTGGTGGTCGAGACCGAGATCCACGACGACGCCGGCAAGCTCGTCGCGAAGGTCACGCAGAGCCAAGCAGTCCTCTAG